One stretch of Nocardioides perillae DNA includes these proteins:
- a CDS encoding bifunctional metallophosphatase/5'-nucleotidase — MLPAPGHSGTGARLGLRSLTAALGLGLVATPLAFVVSPASAADPVDITLLNINDFHGRIDGNTTKVATTIETARREAGEANTLFLSAGDNIGASLFASSNGADVPTLDVLDALDLAASAVGNHEFDRGFADLAGRVQDEADFAYLGANVYQRGTTTPALDEYATFEVAGVTVGVIGTVTEETPSLVTPTGIESLTFGDPVEATNRVATQLTDGDEANGEADVVVAEYHEGARPAATLEAAVAEGGVFARIVQDTSAAVDVIFTGHTHAEYAWTAPVPGQPGRTRPVVQTGSYGDNVGRVDLAYDAATDTVTAAVARNVDRAASADLTLPRVAEVKAIVDAAIAEADRVGNVAVGRVSDDVTTAFSGGTYGPDGYTGGKRDDRESESTLGNLVADALRDTPIPATGRTADIGVVNSGGLRNELFFAGDLSTSPENTDGVVTFEEANAVLPFVNNVSYVELSGASFERVLEQQWQTTLDGSTPSRAFIHLGLSDNVQTTLDPSRPLGDRVTSVTIDGEPLDPTATYTVSTFSFLAAGGDNFRAFTEGVATDTGKIDRDLWIDDFLGDGEVKSPDFARRQVYTDAPAVVRAKEEVTFSLARLDLTSLGAPANSVVSVALVKPQGNRKELGMFPVVGGAAHVSFTVPAGVPQGSYLEVRAPDSGTTFVVPAVRR; from the coding sequence TTGCTCCCTGCACCCGGACACTCGGGCACCGGTGCGCGTCTCGGACTGCGGTCCCTGACGGCTGCTCTCGGTCTCGGACTCGTCGCCACCCCGCTCGCCTTCGTCGTCTCGCCGGCGTCGGCGGCCGACCCGGTCGACATCACGTTGCTCAACATCAACGACTTCCACGGCCGCATCGACGGCAACACCACCAAGGTCGCCACGACGATCGAGACGGCCCGCCGCGAGGCGGGGGAGGCCAACACCCTCTTCCTCTCCGCCGGCGACAACATCGGCGCCTCCCTCTTCGCCTCGTCCAACGGCGCCGACGTGCCGACCCTCGACGTCCTCGACGCCCTGGACCTGGCCGCCTCGGCGGTCGGCAACCACGAGTTCGACCGTGGCTTCGCCGACCTGGCCGGCCGGGTGCAGGACGAGGCCGACTTCGCCTACCTCGGCGCCAACGTCTACCAGCGCGGCACGACGACCCCGGCCCTCGACGAGTACGCCACCTTCGAGGTCGCAGGCGTCACGGTCGGCGTCATCGGCACCGTGACCGAGGAGACCCCCAGCCTCGTGACCCCGACGGGGATCGAGAGCCTCACCTTCGGCGACCCGGTCGAGGCGACCAACCGTGTGGCCACGCAGCTCACCGACGGCGACGAGGCCAACGGCGAGGCCGACGTCGTCGTGGCCGAGTACCACGAGGGAGCCCGCCCGGCGGCCACGCTCGAGGCCGCGGTGGCCGAGGGCGGTGTCTTCGCCCGCATCGTCCAGGACACCAGCGCCGCGGTGGACGTCATCTTCACCGGCCACACCCACGCGGAGTACGCCTGGACCGCCCCGGTGCCCGGTCAGCCGGGCCGCACCCGCCCCGTCGTCCAGACAGGCTCCTACGGCGACAACGTCGGCCGCGTGGACCTCGCCTACGACGCCGCCACCGACACCGTCACGGCTGCGGTGGCCCGCAACGTCGACCGCGCTGCGAGCGCCGACCTGACGCTGCCCCGCGTCGCAGAGGTCAAGGCCATCGTCGACGCGGCGATCGCCGAGGCCGACCGCGTCGGCAACGTGGCGGTCGGCCGCGTGTCCGACGACGTCACCACCGCCTTCAGCGGGGGCACCTACGGCCCCGACGGCTACACCGGCGGCAAGCGCGACGACCGCGAGTCGGAGTCCACGCTGGGCAACCTGGTCGCTGACGCGCTGCGCGACACCCCGATCCCGGCCACGGGCCGCACCGCCGACATCGGCGTCGTCAACTCCGGCGGCCTGCGCAACGAGCTGTTCTTCGCCGGCGACCTCTCGACCAGCCCCGAGAACACCGACGGCGTGGTCACCTTCGAGGAGGCCAATGCCGTCCTGCCCTTCGTCAACAACGTCTCCTACGTCGAGCTGAGCGGCGCGAGCTTCGAGCGGGTGCTCGAGCAGCAGTGGCAGACGACGTTGGACGGCTCCACCCCGTCGCGAGCCTTCATCCACCTGGGCCTGTCCGACAACGTGCAGACCACCCTGGACCCGTCCCGCCCGCTCGGTGACCGCGTGACCTCGGTGACGATCGACGGTGAGCCGCTCGACCCCACGGCGACCTACACGGTGTCCACCTTCTCCTTCCTCGCCGCGGGCGGCGACAACTTCCGCGCCTTCACCGAGGGCGTCGCCACGGACACCGGCAAGATCGACCGCGACCTGTGGATCGACGACTTCCTGGGCGACGGCGAGGTCAAGTCGCCCGACTTCGCTCGCCGGCAGGTCTACACCGACGCCCCTGCCGTGGTGCGGGCCAAGGAGGAGGTGACCTTCTCCCTGGCGCGCCTCGACCTCACCTCGCTCGGCGCCCCGGCGAACTCGGTGGTCTCGGTGGCGTTGGTCAAGCCGCAGGGCAACCGCAAGGAGCTCGGCATGTTCCCGGTCGTCGGCGGCGCCGCACACGTGTCCTTCACGGTGCCCGCGGGCGTGCCCCAGGGCTCCTACCTCGAGGTCCGCGCGCCCGACTCCGGCACGACCTTCGTGGTGCCCGCCGTCCGGCGCTGA
- the rimO gene encoding 30S ribosomal protein S12 methylthiotransferase RimO, with protein sequence MTTDTTTTTEPPAAAAALSTPGELLSVAVVTLGCARNEVDSEELAGRLEAGGFRLVGDADEADTVVVNTCGFVEQAKKDSVDTLLEAADLKETGRAQAVVAVGCLAERYGKDLAESLPEADAVLGFDDYPDIADRLRSILAGETHHPHTPQDRRRLLPISPVERDAAAVSVPGHGATAVAAPDLPAGVAPASGPRAVRRRLDGGPTAPLKLASGCDRRCSFCAIPSFRGSFVSRRPSDVLEEARWLGAQGVRELFLVSENSTSYGKDLGDLRLLETLLPELAAVEGVARVRVSYLQPAETRDGLVQAIASTPGVVPYFDLSFQHASATVLRRMRRFGDPESFLGLLERVRALAPLAGVRSNVIVGFPGETEEDLETLCDFLEAARMDVTGVFGYSDEDGTEAATLDGHLDDDEVRARAEHVTSLVEELTAQRAEERLGEVVEVLVESLEDGEVVGRAAHQGPEVDGTTALALGDDHARPAVGDLVPATVVASEGVDLVAVPLAGAPA encoded by the coding sequence ATGACGACCGACACGACGACCACGACCGAGCCCCCCGCCGCGGCCGCCGCCCTCTCGACGCCGGGCGAGCTGCTCTCGGTCGCCGTCGTGACCCTCGGGTGCGCGCGCAACGAGGTCGACTCCGAGGAGCTCGCGGGCCGGCTCGAGGCGGGCGGCTTCCGGCTCGTCGGCGACGCCGACGAGGCCGACACCGTCGTCGTCAACACCTGCGGCTTCGTCGAGCAGGCCAAGAAGGACTCCGTCGACACGCTGCTCGAGGCGGCCGACCTGAAGGAGACGGGCCGCGCACAGGCCGTCGTCGCGGTCGGTTGCCTGGCCGAGCGCTACGGCAAGGACCTCGCCGAGTCGCTGCCCGAGGCCGACGCGGTACTGGGCTTCGACGACTACCCCGACATCGCCGACCGGCTGCGCTCGATCCTGGCCGGCGAGACCCACCACCCGCACACCCCGCAAGACCGCCGGCGGCTGCTCCCCATCTCGCCGGTCGAGCGCGACGCGGCCGCCGTGAGCGTGCCGGGCCACGGGGCCACCGCGGTGGCCGCGCCCGACCTCCCGGCCGGCGTGGCGCCGGCCAGCGGCCCCCGTGCGGTGCGACGCCGCCTCGACGGCGGGCCCACCGCGCCGCTCAAGCTCGCCAGTGGGTGCGACCGCCGCTGCTCGTTCTGCGCCATCCCCAGCTTCCGCGGGTCGTTCGTGAGCCGCCGCCCCTCCGACGTGCTCGAGGAAGCGCGCTGGCTCGGCGCGCAGGGCGTGCGCGAGCTCTTCCTCGTGAGCGAGAACTCCACCTCCTACGGCAAGGACCTCGGCGACCTGCGGCTGCTCGAGACGCTGCTGCCGGAGCTGGCGGCGGTCGAGGGCGTCGCGCGGGTGCGGGTGTCCTACCTCCAGCCCGCCGAGACCCGTGACGGCCTGGTGCAGGCGATCGCCTCGACGCCGGGTGTCGTGCCCTACTTCGACCTGTCCTTCCAGCACGCGAGCGCCACGGTGCTGCGCCGGATGCGCCGCTTCGGCGACCCGGAGAGCTTTCTGGGCCTGCTCGAGCGCGTCCGCGCGCTCGCGCCGCTCGCGGGGGTGCGGTCCAACGTCATCGTCGGCTTCCCCGGCGAGACCGAGGAGGACCTCGAGACCCTCTGCGACTTCCTCGAGGCCGCCCGGATGGACGTCACCGGCGTCTTCGGCTACTCCGACGAGGACGGCACCGAGGCCGCGACGCTCGACGGCCACCTCGACGACGACGAGGTGCGTGCGCGCGCCGAGCACGTGACGTCGCTGGTCGAGGAGCTCACCGCGCAGCGCGCCGAGGAGCGGCTCGGCGAGGTGGTCGAGGTGCTCGTCGAGTCCCTGGAAGACGGAGAGGTGGTCGGCCGCGCCGCCCACCAGGGCCCCGAGGTCGACGGCACGACGGCGCTCGCCCTCGGCGACGACCACGCCCGCCCCGCCGTCGGCGACCTCGTGCCCGCCACGGTCGTGGCGAGCGAGGGCGTCGACCTGGTCGCGGTCCCGCTGGCCGGAGCGCCCGCGTGA
- a CDS encoding RodZ domain-containing protein, whose translation MSAAARSHEGHETDRSHERPLGLRGVDGARPVDDAPQPAPALEPLEVRRNGGLAGLVGVLAAAVAIAWLGRATAGGGAVAWLLALGTAAVAAAHLRAFLDARTPLLVADTLGVRIRLGRTWRGLPWSAVRAVEHTPSRGPLRDGRLVVHPHDPDGFLDALDAAGRRRAALASRLHGAPVAVPLGLATRVVGADDLGLALDALADGATAVVAEQAGDPAPDAPAAEEAREAGRADDPVVEEARQADDPVVEEARQGRLETHDPRPWLARGIAALAEAVPTRARRGAEDATVEADDPRDEAGDAEVEVAAPVATATPAPARETSAAQRTEVHRDPAPAAPSAADLLPEGRELRRPGSVDLVEEAPVWGDRVRPIATAGEPVAPLVIDDFAVEPAADPVVGPELAAARTRLGLSVDQLAARTRIRPHVIESIEVDDFAPCGGDFYARGHLRTLARVLGVDVAPLLAAYDERYAHAPVDARRVFEAELATTPLGSIRGTRGGPDWSVLVAAFMTVVLAWSVVQLLLDSPPEVRQPAPTLRNGSGGLGGGPAQADPVDVVVSAVQGGATVEVRGGDGETVFSGDIAHGESRALEVVPPVQVRADDAGAVTARVDGDDKGRLGETGSPATQTYVVARGDG comes from the coding sequence GTGAGCGCAGCAGCCCGGTCCCACGAGGGCCACGAGACCGACCGCAGCCACGAGCGCCCGCTCGGGTTGCGCGGCGTCGACGGGGCGCGTCCCGTGGACGACGCGCCGCAGCCGGCGCCCGCGCTCGAGCCGCTCGAGGTACGCCGCAACGGCGGCCTCGCGGGTCTCGTGGGCGTGCTGGCGGCCGCCGTCGCCATCGCCTGGCTCGGCCGGGCCACCGCGGGCGGGGGCGCGGTCGCGTGGCTGCTCGCCCTGGGCACGGCCGCGGTCGCCGCGGCGCACCTGCGCGCGTTCCTCGACGCCCGCACGCCACTGCTCGTCGCCGACACCCTCGGGGTGCGCATCCGGCTCGGCCGCACCTGGCGCGGCCTGCCGTGGAGCGCGGTCCGCGCGGTCGAGCACACCCCGTCGCGCGGGCCGCTGCGCGACGGCAGGCTCGTCGTGCACCCGCACGACCCCGACGGCTTCCTCGACGCCCTCGACGCCGCGGGCCGGCGCCGGGCCGCGCTGGCCTCGCGCCTGCACGGCGCGCCGGTGGCGGTGCCGCTCGGCCTCGCCACCCGGGTCGTCGGTGCCGACGACCTCGGCCTCGCCCTCGACGCCCTCGCCGACGGCGCCACCGCGGTGGTCGCCGAGCAGGCCGGCGACCCGGCGCCCGACGCCCCCGCGGCCGAGGAGGCCCGCGAGGCCGGCCGGGCTGACGACCCGGTGGTCGAGGAGGCCCGCCAGGCTGACGACCCGGTGGTCGAGGAGGCCCGCCAGGGCCGTCTCGAGACCCACGACCCCCGCCCGTGGCTCGCGCGCGGCATCGCCGCGCTCGCCGAGGCCGTGCCGACCCGCGCGCGACGCGGTGCCGAGGACGCAACCGTCGAGGCCGACGACCCACGCGACGAGGCCGGCGACGCCGAGGTCGAGGTCGCCGCTCCCGTCGCGACGGCGACCCCGGCGCCCGCCCGCGAGACCAGCGCCGCGCAGCGCACCGAGGTGCACCGCGACCCCGCTCCTGCGGCGCCCAGCGCCGCGGACCTGCTGCCGGAGGGCCGCGAGCTGCGGCGACCGGGCAGCGTCGACCTGGTGGAGGAGGCGCCCGTGTGGGGCGACCGGGTGCGCCCGATCGCCACGGCCGGCGAGCCGGTCGCCCCGTTGGTCATCGACGACTTCGCGGTCGAGCCGGCGGCCGACCCCGTCGTCGGGCCGGAGCTCGCCGCGGCCCGCACGCGGCTCGGCCTCAGCGTCGACCAGCTCGCGGCGCGCACCCGCATCCGGCCCCACGTCATCGAGTCCATCGAGGTCGACGACTTCGCCCCCTGCGGCGGCGACTTCTACGCCCGCGGCCACCTCCGCACGCTCGCGCGGGTCCTCGGCGTCGACGTGGCCCCGCTCCTCGCGGCCTACGACGAGCGCTACGCCCACGCACCCGTGGACGCCCGCCGGGTCTTCGAGGCCGAGCTCGCGACCACGCCGCTCGGCTCGATCCGCGGCACCCGCGGCGGGCCCGACTGGTCGGTGCTCGTGGCGGCCTTCATGACCGTCGTGCTCGCGTGGTCGGTCGTGCAGCTGCTGCTCGACAGCCCGCCGGAGGTGCGCCAGCCCGCCCCGACGCTGCGCAACGGCTCGGGCGGGCTCGGCGGCGGACCCGCCCAGGCCGACCCCGTCGACGTCGTCGTCTCGGCCGTGCAGGGCGGCGCGACCGTCGAGGTGCGCGGCGGTGACGGCGAGACCGTCTTCTCCGGCGACATCGCCCACGGCGAGTCCCGCGCGCTCGAGGTGGTGCCGCCGGTGCAGGTGCGCGCCGACGACGCCGGCGCGGTCACCGCGCGCGTCGACGGAGACGACAAGGGCCGCCTCGGCGAGACGGGCAGCCCCGCCACCCAGACGTACGTCGTGGCTCGCGGCGACGGCTGA
- a CDS encoding DNA translocase FtsK yields MLGLGRAVVAAWLAVAHGVGAVVRGVGHSARDLDPAHRRDGLALVLCGLAVVVAAAVWWQVPGSVMEVTRTVVTGAVGKAGWLVPLLLLGGGWRTMRDPVGDAPAGRKVIGWTALACGVLGIVHVANGDPQPVAGDTSALQTAGGAVGFVVASLLLDLLQSAYVVVPLLALLAFFGLLVVTSTPLYQVPHRLADLRDRLLGRAEHAPDADERRAGDDEIDPDMGDPAYDSPVLTDRATRRRQRRRLDEEPGEQTAEHDALVDPPVDGDEAGAPDAHDALDPLDVALGHGSSALGSPAAAAAEAGRRAVAASAAAHAASGDDTAEPSDDDTSGGLEPPPHTPLPARVEQLALSGDIAYTLPANEVLKPGSVHKTRSKASDAVVERLTQVLDEFGIDAQVTGYTRGPTVTRYEVELGPAVKVEKVTALSKNIAYAVASADVRILSPIPGKSAIGIEIPNVDKEVVSLGDVLRSGAARGDHHPMVVGLGKDVEGGFVVANLAKMPHLLVAGATGSGKSSFINSMITSILMRSTPDEVRMIMVDPKRVELNAYEGIPHLITPIITNPKKAAEALAWVVREMDLRYDDLANFGFRHVDDFNKAVRAGKVQLPPDSERVLAPYPYLCVVVDELADLMMVAPRDVEDAVVRITQLARAAGIHLILATQRPSVDVVTGLIKANVPSRLAFATSSLADSRVILDQPGAEKLVGQGDGLFLPMGASKPVRVQGSWVTEAEIAQVVKHCKEQLQPTYRDDVTAPAQAKRELDDDIGDDLDLVVQAVELVVSTQFGSTSMLQRKLRVGFAKAGRLMDILESRGVVGPSEGSKARDVLVKPDEVDGVIATIQGEM; encoded by the coding sequence CTGCTCGGCCTCGGCCGGGCCGTGGTCGCCGCGTGGCTCGCGGTGGCCCACGGGGTCGGTGCCGTCGTGCGCGGGGTCGGCCACTCCGCCCGCGACCTCGACCCGGCGCACCGCCGCGACGGCCTCGCACTGGTGCTCTGCGGTCTCGCGGTCGTCGTCGCGGCCGCCGTCTGGTGGCAGGTGCCCGGCAGCGTCATGGAGGTCACCCGCACCGTCGTCACCGGCGCCGTCGGCAAGGCCGGCTGGCTCGTGCCGCTGCTGCTGCTCGGCGGCGGCTGGCGCACCATGCGCGACCCCGTCGGCGACGCCCCGGCCGGCCGCAAGGTCATCGGATGGACCGCCCTGGCCTGCGGTGTCCTCGGCATCGTCCACGTCGCCAACGGCGACCCGCAGCCGGTCGCCGGCGACACCAGCGCGCTGCAGACCGCAGGCGGGGCCGTCGGCTTCGTGGTCGCGAGCCTGCTGCTCGACCTGCTGCAGTCGGCCTACGTCGTGGTGCCGCTGCTCGCCCTCCTCGCCTTCTTCGGGCTGCTGGTCGTCACCTCGACGCCGCTCTACCAGGTGCCGCACCGCCTCGCCGACCTGCGTGACCGGCTGCTCGGCCGCGCCGAGCACGCCCCCGACGCCGACGAGCGTCGCGCGGGCGACGACGAGATCGACCCCGACATGGGCGACCCCGCCTACGACAGCCCCGTGCTCACCGACCGCGCGACCCGTCGTCGCCAGCGCCGGCGCCTCGACGAGGAGCCGGGGGAGCAGACCGCCGAGCACGACGCGCTCGTCGACCCGCCCGTCGACGGCGACGAGGCGGGCGCGCCCGACGCCCACGACGCCCTCGACCCCCTCGACGTGGCCCTCGGGCACGGCTCCTCCGCGCTCGGCAGCCCGGCAGCGGCCGCCGCGGAGGCGGGCCGGCGCGCCGTCGCCGCGAGCGCCGCGGCCCACGCGGCCTCCGGGGACGACACCGCCGAGCCGAGCGACGACGACACCTCGGGCGGCCTCGAGCCGCCGCCGCACACCCCGCTGCCCGCGCGCGTCGAGCAGCTCGCGCTCTCCGGCGACATCGCCTACACCCTGCCGGCCAACGAGGTGCTCAAGCCCGGGTCGGTGCACAAGACCCGCTCCAAGGCCTCCGACGCGGTGGTCGAGCGGCTCACGCAGGTGCTCGACGAGTTCGGCATCGACGCCCAGGTCACCGGCTACACCCGTGGCCCGACGGTCACCCGCTACGAGGTTGAGCTCGGCCCCGCGGTGAAGGTCGAGAAGGTCACCGCGCTGAGCAAGAACATCGCGTACGCCGTGGCCTCGGCCGACGTGCGCATCCTCAGCCCGATCCCGGGCAAGTCCGCGATCGGCATCGAGATCCCGAACGTCGACAAGGAGGTCGTCTCGCTCGGCGACGTGCTGCGCTCCGGCGCGGCCCGCGGCGACCACCACCCGATGGTGGTGGGTCTCGGCAAGGACGTCGAGGGCGGCTTCGTCGTCGCGAACCTCGCGAAGATGCCGCACCTGCTCGTCGCCGGCGCCACCGGCTCGGGCAAGTCGTCCTTCATCAACTCGATGATCACCTCGATCCTGATGCGCTCGACGCCCGACGAGGTGCGGATGATCATGGTCGACCCGAAGCGGGTCGAGCTCAACGCCTACGAGGGCATCCCGCACCTGATCACGCCGATCATCACCAACCCGAAGAAGGCTGCCGAGGCGCTCGCCTGGGTCGTGCGCGAGATGGACCTGCGCTACGACGACCTCGCCAACTTCGGCTTCCGCCACGTCGACGACTTCAACAAGGCGGTGCGGGCGGGCAAGGTGCAGCTGCCGCCCGACAGCGAGCGCGTGCTCGCGCCGTACCCCTACCTCTGCGTCGTCGTCGACGAGCTCGCCGACCTGATGATGGTCGCGCCGCGCGACGTCGAGGACGCGGTCGTGCGCATCACCCAGCTCGCCCGCGCCGCGGGCATCCACCTGATCCTCGCCACGCAGCGGCCCTCGGTCGACGTGGTCACCGGCCTGATCAAGGCCAACGTGCCCTCGCGGCTGGCCTTCGCCACCTCGTCGCTGGCCGACAGCCGGGTCATCCTCGACCAGCCGGGCGCGGAGAAGCTGGTCGGGCAGGGCGACGGCCTGTTCCTGCCGATGGGCGCCTCCAAGCCGGTGCGCGTACAGGGGTCGTGGGTCACCGAGGCCGAGATCGCGCAGGTCGTCAAGCACTGCAAGGAGCAGCTGCAGCCGACCTACCGCGACGACGTCACCGCCCCGGCCCAGGCCAAGCGCGAGCTCGACGACGACATCGGCGACGACCTCGACCTGGTGGTGCAGGCCGTGGAGCTCGTCGTCTCCACGCAGTTCGGCTCGACCTCGATGCTGCAGCGCAAGCTGCGCGTCGGCTTCGCCAAGGCCGGCCGGTTGATGGACATCCTCGAGTCGCGCGGGGTCGTGGGCCCCAGCGAGGGCTCGAAGGCACGCGACGTGCTGGTCAAGCCGGACGAGGTCGACGGCGTCATCGCGACGATCCAGGGGGAGATGTGA
- the pgsA gene encoding CDP-diacylglycerol--glycerol-3-phosphate 3-phosphatidyltransferase, with amino-acid sequence MSGTDGAAAPSNWNLPNALTVLRIVLVPFFGAALLVDGGDSATWRLVAFGLFAVAMITDKVDGDLARSRGLVTDFGKIADPIADKAITGMAFIGLSLVGEVWWWVTALVLLREWSVTLLRLSVLKRVVIAAADLGKLKTTVQALALGGLTLPLLDPDLPESLVVPGEVFWWVSQAALVVAVALTLWSGYEFFRGVWRQRHQLRGASATPPTA; translated from the coding sequence GTGAGCGGCACGGACGGCGCGGCCGCGCCGAGCAACTGGAACCTGCCCAACGCGCTGACCGTCCTGCGCATCGTGCTCGTGCCCTTCTTCGGCGCGGCCCTGCTGGTCGACGGCGGCGACTCCGCGACCTGGCGGCTGGTGGCCTTCGGCCTGTTCGCGGTCGCGATGATCACCGACAAGGTCGACGGCGACCTCGCGCGCTCGCGCGGCCTGGTCACCGACTTCGGCAAGATCGCCGACCCGATCGCCGACAAGGCGATCACCGGCATGGCCTTCATCGGTCTCTCGCTGGTCGGCGAGGTCTGGTGGTGGGTCACGGCGCTCGTGCTCCTGCGCGAGTGGTCGGTGACGCTGCTGCGGCTCTCCGTGCTCAAGCGCGTCGTCATCGCCGCGGCCGACCTCGGCAAGCTCAAGACCACCGTGCAGGCGCTCGCCCTCGGCGGGCTGACCCTGCCGCTGCTCGACCCCGACCTGCCCGAATCGCTGGTGGTGCCGGGCGAGGTCTTCTGGTGGGTCTCGCAGGCCGCGCTGGTCGTGGCCGTCGCGCTGACGCTGTGGTCGGGCTACGAGTTCTTCCGGGGCGTGTGGCGCCAGCGCCACCAGCTGCGCGGCGCGTCCGCGACCCCGCCGACGGCCTGA